The following DNA comes from Thermoanaerobaculales bacterium.
GTGGATCAGTAGCGGCTTGGCGGTGTTGAGCTGGAGGTGCCCGGAGGCGCCGCCGATCGTGACCGCCACGTGGTTGCCCATCACCTGGGCGGCGACCATGGCCAGCGCCTCGCACTGGGTCGGGTTGACCTTGCCCGGCATGATCGACGAGCCGGGCTCGTTGGCCGGCAGCACCAGCTCGCCGAGGCCGCAGCGGGGCCCGGAGCCGAGCAGCCGGATGTCATTGGCGATCTTGGTGAGCGATCCGGCGAGGGTGTTCAGCGTGCCCGATGCCTGCACCACGGCATCGTGGGCGGCGATCGCCTCGAACCGGTTGGCGGCGGCGACGAACGGCAGCCCGGTCAGCCGCGCGATGTGGCCGATCGCGCTGGCGGCGAAGTCCGGGGGGGCGTTGAGGCCGGTTCCGACCGCGGTGCCGCCGAGCGCCAGCTCGTAGAGATCGGCGAGGGCCCCGTCGATCCGCGCGAGGTCCTTGTCGAGCTGGTGGGACCACGCCCCGAACTCCTGGCCGAGGGTCAGCGGCACCGCGTCCATGAGGTGTGTCCGTCCGATCTTCACGACCCCGGCGAAGTCGTCGCGCTTCGCCGCGAGCGCGTCGCGGAGGTGGCCGACCGCCGGCCTGAGGTGGTGGACGATCCGCTCCGCCGCCGCGATGTGCATGGCGGTGGGGAAAGCGTCGTTCGAGGACTGTGACAGGTTGACGTGGTCGTTGGGGTGGATCGGGTCCTTGCTGCCGAGGACGCCGCCGGCGAGCGCGATGGCGCGGTTGGCGATGACCTCGTTGGCGTTCATGTTGGTCTGGGTGCCGCTGCCGGTCTGCCACACCGACAGCGGGAAGTGGTCGTCGAGCCGGCCGGAGATGACCTCGTCGGCGGCGCGTACGATCAGGCCGGCGCGCGCCTGGTCGAGCACGCCGAGCTCGGCGTTGGCGAGCGCGGCCGCCTTCTTGACGATGCCGAGCGCCCGGATCATCTCCCGCGGCATGCGTTCGGTCCCGATCCGGAAGTTCTCGATGCTGCGCGCGGTCTGGGCGCCCCAGTACCGGTCAGCCGGGACCTCGACCGTCCCCAGCGTGTCGCGCTCGGTCCGAGTCGCCATCGTGCTCCTCCCTCCGGCGTCCGTTGCCGGCCGCCCTCCATCGCAACACCGCCGCCCCCGGCTGCGTTCCCGCACCCCCTCCCGACCAGGGGATAGGATCTGGGATCTAGGGTATAGGGCCGTCGCCCGTGCCTCTCCGTGCTCGAAGGGTGGACCCAAGATCCTAGATCCTAGATCCTCTGCACAGTCCGGGCGCACGGAGGCAGTGCCGGCTGCGAGGTCGCTCCGGCAGTATGATAGTGGGCGAGAGTCATGAAACGCCTGGGCGAGATCCTGATCGAGCGCGGGGTGCTCACGCTGTCCGAGCTC
Coding sequences within:
- the fumC gene encoding class II fumarate hydratase; the protein is MATRTERDTLGTVEVPADRYWGAQTARSIENFRIGTERMPREMIRALGIVKKAAALANAELGVLDQARAGLIVRAADEVISGRLDDHFPLSVWQTGSGTQTNMNANEVIANRAIALAGGVLGSKDPIHPNDHVNLSQSSNDAFPTAMHIAAAERIVHHLRPAVGHLRDALAAKRDDFAGVVKIGRTHLMDAVPLTLGQEFGAWSHQLDKDLARIDGALADLYELALGGTAVGTGLNAPPDFAASAIGHIARLTGLPFVAAANRFEAIAAHDAVVQASGTLNTLAGSLTKIANDIRLLGSGPRCGLGELVLPANEPGSSIMPGKVNPTQCEALAMVAAQVMGNHVAVTIGGASGHLQLNTAKPLLIHALLQSIRLLGDACRSFADRCVADIRADRERIAELVERSLMLVTALAPRVGYDDAARIAKRAHEGGLTLRQAALELGLVTEAQFDEWVKVEGMLVPKQS